A window of Anaerolineales bacterium contains these coding sequences:
- a CDS encoding M50 family metallopeptidase encodes MPDLLVFVLILAALILGHELGHFVAARARGVRVDEFGIGFPPRLATLFQAGGTRFTLNAIPLGGFVRPAGEDDPNFPGGLASASKRTRAIVLLAGPLANILIALLAFSAAYRFAAPDFERTSITTVADSSPAQAAGLLPGDVIIEFQGQPVTSLDTLQRAIAGSLGRTATITVERAERQLKFELTPRLTPPEGQGPIGIVTGNPRRAVSWPEAAGLGIESIRLQLREIVHLPGRLIQGQVAPEEARLTGLKGMHDMLAWARDVDRSAQRPFLTLTLVGVISTGLALANLLPIPALDGGRLMFVAFEAIFGRRLSPRYEGLAHAIGFAFLLALMLYVNIQDFVNPIALPR; translated from the coding sequence ATGCCTGATCTCCTAGTCTTCGTCTTGATTCTCGCCGCCCTGATCCTTGGACACGAACTCGGCCATTTCGTCGCCGCTCGCGCCAGGGGGGTTCGGGTGGATGAGTTCGGTATCGGGTTCCCTCCGCGCTTGGCCACGCTGTTCCAGGCCGGCGGTACCCGTTTCACCCTCAACGCCATCCCGCTGGGCGGTTTCGTCCGCCCGGCTGGTGAGGATGACCCCAATTTCCCAGGGGGCCTGGCCTCAGCCAGCAAGCGGACGCGGGCCATCGTCCTGCTTGCTGGACCCCTGGCGAACATCCTGATTGCACTTCTCGCCTTCTCCGCGGCCTACCGCTTTGCCGCGCCCGATTTCGAGCGGACTTCGATCACCACCGTCGCCGACTCCTCCCCGGCGCAGGCCGCCGGGCTGCTACCGGGAGACGTGATCATCGAATTCCAGGGCCAGCCCGTCACCTCCCTGGATACCCTGCAGCGCGCAATCGCAGGGTCGTTGGGGAGAACGGCGACGATCACCGTCGAGCGCGCCGAGCGCCAGCTGAAGTTTGAGCTTACGCCCCGGCTCACTCCCCCCGAAGGTCAGGGGCCGATCGGCATCGTGACCGGCAATCCGCGCCGGGCCGTTTCCTGGCCTGAGGCCGCCGGCTTGGGGATCGAGTCCATCCGCCTGCAATTGCGTGAGATCGTTCACCTTCCCGGACGCCTGATCCAGGGCCAGGTCGCCCCGGAGGAGGCCCGCCTCACCGGCCTCAAGGGCATGCACGATATGCTCGCTTGGGCTCGGGATGTCGACCGCAGCGCCCAGCGCCCGTTCCTCACCCTGACGCTGGTCGGCGTGATCAGCACCGGGCTGGCGCTGGCGAACCTACTGCCGATTCCGGCGCTTGACGGCGGCCGCCTGATGTTCGTGGCCTTCGAGGCCATTTTTGGCCGCCGGCTCTCGCCGCGCTACGAGGGCCTGGCGCATGCGATCGGATTCGCATTTCTTCTGGCCCTGATGCTGTATGTCAACATCCAGGATTTCGTCAACCCGATTGCGCTCCCCCGTTAG
- a CDS encoding HEAT repeat domain-containing protein: MTTRFQGLLARLRQGSAPLSADQVATLSDLSAVERQVFLAAWSDLPQERRLRLLEHMGRLADERIELNFDAIDRAALTDPDPHVRSVAIRNLWECEDPALADCLLQILHTDPALEPVRAAARALGHFVLLAEPAQLEEGQLERIVAGLLSVAVTSPDDTARRTCVESLGYSSRSEAAGLIQQAFESDQDAWRASALIAMGRSANDEWAERILPMLQHPAPTLRLEAARACGELELKPSTRPLVELLQDPSPEIRRAAVWSLGQVGGKPAYQALRHYLRRNDYPEDAELIDSALENLAFVEGTEQMLGYSREDDDLEDEGDEA, translated from the coding sequence ATGACCACGCGCTTCCAGGGTCTCCTGGCCCGGTTACGCCAAGGATCGGCGCCGCTTTCCGCCGATCAGGTCGCCACCCTCTCCGACTTGAGTGCCGTCGAGCGCCAGGTCTTCCTTGCCGCCTGGTCCGACCTTCCGCAGGAACGCCGCCTGCGGCTGCTGGAGCATATGGGACGTCTGGCAGACGAGCGCATCGAGCTGAATTTCGACGCCATCGACCGGGCCGCGCTGACTGACCCTGATCCGCACGTTCGAAGCGTAGCCATCCGCAATCTCTGGGAGTGCGAGGACCCGGCTCTTGCTGACTGCCTGCTGCAGATCCTGCACACCGATCCAGCCCTCGAGCCGGTGCGCGCCGCAGCCCGGGCCCTGGGACACTTCGTGTTGCTCGCAGAACCAGCGCAACTCGAGGAAGGGCAGCTCGAGCGGATCGTGGCCGGGCTGCTGTCTGTCGCCGTAACCAGCCCGGACGACACCGCCAGACGGACGTGCGTGGAGTCCCTCGGCTACTCCTCCCGCTCGGAGGCCGCCGGACTCATCCAGCAGGCGTTCGAATCCGACCAAGACGCCTGGCGCGCCTCTGCGCTCATCGCTATGGGACGCTCGGCAAATGACGAATGGGCCGAGCGCATCTTGCCGATGCTTCAACACCCTGCGCCCACCCTGCGTTTGGAAGCCGCGCGCGCCTGCGGCGAACTCGAGCTCAAGCCCTCCACCCGGCCACTGGTCGAACTCCTCCAAGACCCGAGCCCCGAAATCCGCCGGGCTGCCGTGTGGTCGTTGGGTCAGGTGGGCGGCAAACCCGCGTACCAGGCGCTGCGACACTACCTGCGCCGCAACGACTACCCTGAAGATGCCGAGCTGATTGACAGCGCCCTGGAGAATCTGGCGTTTGTCGAAGGAACCGAACAGATGCTGGGGTACAGCCGAGAGGATGACGACCTGGAAGACGAGGGCGACGAGGCTTGA